The sequence tagcaatggactagctgggtcatatggcacaggttgggttttaatctaggtgactggagtcctttatataagcagagtgaaaaacAGACGGAGAAAAAAAAGCCAGAggtagcagccagaagctgaaagtctgtgaacctggaagagaaggcagaagccagcagaggctgccatatgcattgtTTTTAGAGCCTAACAGTGCTCTGAGTGTTAAAACAACTGAAGGCATGTAGCTAAGCTGTAGGTCACCTAGTTTACCAGAGACAGCTAAGAAGAGCCCACCTAGGGTCAGAACAAACTTCAATGACTGGCTTCATTGCAGCTTAGTGATCAAAAAGCTTAATGGGATCAGACCCTGGAGCAATTTATGCCCCAGGGCTTTGTTGAAAACAATAGAGCAATAAACCGGCAGTTAGTTGAGCCTTAAAGCTGGATGTGTCAGGAGCTGAGGCAGACAGTTTAACAGAGAGCTCAAGGAAGGAGACAGTGAAAGAGAGTCCTGCTAAAACCATCACCTTCCCACAGTGACCCGCCCATGCACAAGGCTACAGGCTCTGAGAGCCATATCAGAGGCTTCTTATTAGGGGGAAATGGACTTCACCAAAATAGTCTGGgcaagtcactaaacaaataaacaacaaaaacaagccaATCTAGGCttccaagaagctcaataaacTCCAAGAGGGATAAATGCAAAGAGATCCACACCCAGATTTATTATAGTAAAAATGTTGAAAGacaaagttttgaaagcagcaagagaaaaatgacatcaTATACAAGAgaaccccaataagattaacagatGACTTAGAACCAATGGAGGTCAGAAGTCAATGGGATGgatgtaaatcttcatgaccttggattaggcaaatgTGTCTTGTATAtgatcaaaagaaacaaaagaaaacaaaaacttgacatcaaaatttaaaacttttgtgcttcagaagacactatcaagaaagagaaaagacaacccacagaatgggagaaaatatttgcaaatcattgaTAAAGAATATGtgtctggaatatataaagaattcataactcaacaataaaaaagacaccccaattaaaaaatgggcaaggatcgaatagacatttctcaaagaagatatacaaatgtccaataagcacatgaagagatgctcaacatcaatagtcattagggaaatgcacatcaaaaccacagtacacactaggatggctaaaaaaagacagataataacaagtattgtctaggatgtggggaaattgaaaccctcatacatttctggtaggaatgtaaaatggttggAAAACAGCTGCAttgcaaaacagtttggcagctcctccaaaggctaaatatagagttaccacatgacccagtaattccactgctaggtatatgcccaagaaaaatgaaaacatatgtccccACAAAAACTTGCATACaagtattcatagcagcattattcataacagccacaaagtggaaacaacccaaatgtccatcaatggatgaattgTGAAGAAAAAGGTGGTATATCcagacagtggaatattatttcataataaaaataaatgaagtactgTGATTTCACATAGCCACCTACTTGACTAGGacagtcatcagacctccccaggggaggaaaaaatgtattgttaacaaagcattgaaactcccctcacctgatcactgttgataacaatctccacatccttgtgtcacgagaccctgccaaaactctgttcaCGCCCTTCTTGGCCTAACCCTTATAAATCACCCACTGGCCTCCCCTGCTTTGGCAGAGCCCTAACTTCTTTCCTGGCCCACCATGGCCATAGAACCATAATTTCTataagtaagtcctattaaactcatgtctaactccatgcctggtgtgttcttggtCCTAGGACTAAGCTGGATTGTGacatactgatacatgctacaacttggatgaaccttgaaaacttcaacaagtgaaagaagacagacacaatagatcacatattgtatgattctatttatatgaaatgcccagaacaggcaaatctatagacagaaagtagatcagcgGTTGCCAAGGGTTAGGGAGTTTGGGGGTGATGGCTAGGGTGCAGGATTTCTTTTTTAGTaaaatgaaagtgttttaaaattggttgtggtgatgattgcacaactctgtggatacactaaaaactattggattatacaatttaaatgggtgaattttatgttatgtgaataatatctcaataaaactgttttttaaaacaacaacaaacacacaGACCTATGGACTCCCAGCGTTTTCTTCAAGATTATGAATTGGGGAATTATTTGGGGGATGGGAATTAGATTCTCAGGGCCTCCCTTGGAGCTAGCTCTTGATCTAAGAATTCTGACCCCGTTCCATAACACATTGATTCAGAAATGAAACTGGGCCCCTTGCTGAAGTTCGTTCTTCGCTAAATTTCCTCACTCTTGGAAAGCATTCATGACTTCACTGAAGATGGGCAGGGCAGACAGAGAGGATGACGTTACAGAAGAGCAGGCAGCTTTCAAAGAAACATCAGACATCCTGGTTTTTAGGCTGCTCTTCACTAATTTTATAACTGAGGGCCTTGCCTTAGCCTTCTGCAAAcaccccccccacccctaccccactccCAAGTCCCTgactcctctccctcctctctgcagCAAACAGCATCCCTCAGGCAGagcttttgtggccttggttgtCCTTCTGTACCCCGAACTCCTGTTCCACCCAAGAAATTTATCAAGATATTTCTTAACAAAGATAATTATCTTCCTACGAGGAATTCTGTCAGCTAAGacgctaattttttttttaaacggaGAGAATCATTTAATGACCCTCAtatacccatcacccagcttcaccAGTTATCACTGTTTTTCCAACCCGTTTTCAtctaagataataaatttttcaCCTCAGTTActtatggggggtggggtgggacttTAAAATGGAAACACAGGTGCTCCTGTCAGAGCAGGACATAGAATTCAGCCTTTAACACCCTTCTGTTCTCTCCCAGCGGCGGGGCCCACGGAGAGGGATGGAGTGTGGGAGCCTCCATCGCCGCGGGGCGCTGAGGGCGGGCGGAAGCGGTTGGCTGCGGCGGGTGGAGACcgcggggaggggggggggcagGGTCGCAAACGGCGGGCTTGGCCCGGAGGGGCGGGGCTAGCGCGCCGGGGCGGGGCTAGAGCGCCGTGTCAGGCGCCGTGTCGGGCTCGGCGTCCTGCGGCGCCCCCTCGCGGGGGTAGAACTCGTCGACCACGCTCTGCGGGATGCGCTTCAGCATCTCTTTGGGGAAGATGCGCAGCAGCTGCCAGCCCAGGTCTAGCGACTCGAACACCGAGCGGTTCTCATAGGGACCTAGGGACACAGCAGGGGTGTTCggaatgcgtgtgtgtgtgttgggaggggCGCGGGGGTGGGGAACGGGGGGGTGCCTGGGCGCCCCAATGTGCCGCACGCACCCTGGTTGATGAAGTTCTTCTCGAACTTCTGCAGGAATTCCAGGTAGAGCAGGTCCTCGGCAGTGAGCGCCTCCTCGCCGACCACCGCCTTCATGGCCTGCACGTCCTTCCCGATGGCGTAGCAGGCGTACTGCGCGAGGGGCAGAGGAGAGCGGCGTCACCGCGGGCTGAGCGCGGGAGCCTGACCGTGCTGGGGGGCCCTTTTTTGCGGAGGGGAGTTTTGCTAGGAGAAAGGCTCGTGGTCCAGACGGCGCTCAAACTTCTAGTTTCTGCAACTGGATGACCCGCCAACCCCTgggccccctcctcctcaccagCTGGTTGGAGACATCGCCGTGGTCCTTTCTGGTCATGCCGTCGCCAATGGCGGACTTCATCAGCCGGGACAGGGAAGGGAGCACGTTGATAGGGGGGTAGATCTGGGAAGCAGAGGAAGGGAGTGGCACCCAGCGGGGCCCaaactttccttttcttcccgctccttcttgcctcccccctccctcccacccgcTACTCTTCATAGGAGGCTCATCTCCTTTCTTCCATTGAGGGCTTGTGCAGGCAAGTATCTACCTGCCTACAGAGAATGGGGGAGGTGACATGACACTATAATAAAACGCTCATTACctcaacattttttattatttgtacaAAATCATTTAGAAGCTTAATATTTAATAGCTTCATAGAAAGAACCTACCAAACAAAGAAAGCAAAGTCATAGGGGGCGCCCTTCATCTACAGATAGGTCAGACACGTTTTCTAACTTTGGCTCTGTATTCCTAGTCTTCTTGGGTCCCTTACCCATTGTTTTCTGCTCACCAAAACAAATGACTTGTAATAGGAGAGAAATGGCCTTTATCGAGtgtctactctgtgccaggtggTGCTTTCTGCCTGTCAGCTTGTTTTGTCCTTGCTACACATCTGtgtggtaggtattattattcccattttatagaagggGAAACTTagggtcagagaggttaagttattTTCTCAAGTTCACACAGCCCCATAGGGATTGTAGTCAGGATTGACTCTAGGGAAGCCTGCTTTCTTTATGTGAGCTACACGGTCGTCCCAGGTGGTTATTTCCTGTTTGGAGTTGTCTTGAGGGGTCCCTCCTAATTCATGGGTACACACAGCACAGGGGGTAGAGGGACACCTGTTAGTCAGTGTCTGTGGGGGAGTGGTGAGAGCAGGAAATGGGTAGGGAGGGCAGTACCTGTCTGTTATGAAGCTGTCTGTCCACATAGATCTGTCCTTCTGTGATGAAGCCCGTCAGGTCAGGGATGGGATGGGTGATATCTGCAAGAAAAACGAGCTGCCCTCAGTGGGGATGGGAACCAGGTCTCCATCTACTCAGGGCCATCTGGGCTCCATTCCCTTCGTGGCAGTGACAGGGGTGGTAGCAAAGTAAGGGGCAGTGTCTCACTAAGAGAGGAACAGAAGAAGCATATGCCCTTGAAGTCTCCGCATGGCAcagggagggcaggggctgtggaGGGAAGCGGGCAGTGAGGGCTCACCGTCGTTGGGCATGGTGAGGATGGGGATCTGCGTGATGGAGCCGCCCCGGCCCTCCACGCGGCCCGCTCGCTCGTAGATGGTAGCCAGATCTGTGTACATGTATCCAGGGAAACCTCGTCGCCCAGGCACCTCCTCCCTGGCAGCGGAGACCTGGGATACCCACGGGCATTGGGGGAAGATGGGGGACAGAGGTCAATACAAaggagggtgggtgggaggtCCCCCGACTCTGAGAAATGGGGTGAAGGTCAGGAGAGGAGTGGCCAGGCTGCCCCCAAGCTCTGAGCTCACGAGAGTGGGGCTGGCTGCGTGGGTGAGTTCCCCTCCACTCGGGAGCCAGGAAGTGAGTTTGTAGGGTGACCCCCTGGGGTGTAGGGCTTAGGGAGGCAGGGATGAAGCTGACACCGCTCTCCCATGGCCTCACCTCCCGCAAGGCCTCTGCGTAGGAGCTCATGTCAGTCAGTATGACCAGCACGTGCTTCTCACACTGGTAGGCGAGGAATTCGGCGGTGGTCAGCGCCAGGCGTGGGGTGATGATCCGCTCGATCCTGGAGGGGCAGCCCGGTGCCGAGGGGAAGGTAAATTGGGACACTGGTGTTGTGCATGTCTGCTAAGACAAGTCCGGGTCCTAGCCCCCAGGTCAAGGCCATGGTTGTGGGGAGCAGGGCACTcttcagcctgccatgctggtcaaggagggaaaggggatggaggctgggggcaggaggagggttGGGTGGGGGTAGCTTGGGAATGACTGAGCTCCTGCTCCAGCTCGCCTTACCAGGGGGCTCCCACACCCGGGTCAGCTGGAGCAGCTCTCCTGTGTCCTCTGGAGCTCAGTCCCTTGTCACTTGCTGCTACTCGTGGGCTCAGTCAGAACAGCCATACGCTCAGTGCCCTGGCAGCCCCTGGCCACTCTCAGTACCCCTGAGAGCTGCCCCTGCTCCTGGCATGCTCAGTCTCCCTGTCCCAGTGGATCTGGGCCTGCAGCTCTTCCCCTTAGTAATATTATCGTGGCCTCCAGAATCCTGCTACTTAAGTCTTTGGAATTCCCTCAAGACCCGGGATGGTTTACcagatttgtttttttatccACTTGACCTCCAAATTGAAAGTCATATTGTCTAAACTTTTAAAGTGGCAATTTTTCTAAACAAATGGTTGAAGGACACAGTTTCCTTAGTAGTGACTTTGTGGAAGTGACAGAAGGACAAGGAGCCTGCCTCGGGTCGGGGGCTGGAAGCAGAGGAGAGAGCAAGGGGCTGGGGTGGCAGGCAGGGCTGTGGTCTgccctgtctgtctctctgtggGTTATCTCTTCCCTTTCCCTGGCCTTGGTGACCCCATCTGCAGTCCGAGGAGTTGATCTCCCAAATCTGGTCCATGCTGGGAGTTCCAAGGCACCCCTTAGCCCTAGGACTCTAGGTCTTGTGGGGAGTAGGGGCCTGCCCACCTGAGGCATAGGGGCATTAGGGGAAAGCTCACGTGGGGTCGTTGGCCAAGTTCAGGAAGAGGCAGACGTTCCCCATGGCTCCGTTCTGCTCAAAGTCGGACTTGAAGAACCGGGCCGTCTCCATGTTCACCTGGACACACAGCGGGGAGGGCTTGAGGGGGCCCTGAGGGTGGGAGCCCTGCCTCCACCCATCTCTTCTTGCTTGGTAAAGCTAGTGGACTGATGGCCACTGGGGGTGAGGGCACCATGGTCACTGGGGTGACCTTGGAGCTTGAGAGCGGAGGGGCTGGGTTGGCTGCCCCAGTCCCCGGAGGATCAGAGTGCCTTGGGTTGAGCTCTGCTGAGGGCCATCCCTACCCC is a genomic window of Choloepus didactylus isolate mChoDid1 chromosome 17, mChoDid1.pri, whole genome shotgun sequence containing:
- the ATP6V1B1 gene encoding V-type proton ATPase subunit B, kidney isoform isoform X5 translates to MERFRPGDSQGEGSSRPQLGTRSFSKSCDSEAYRTVCSVNGPLVVLDQVKFAQYAEIVNFTLPNGAQRSGQVLEVAGTKAIVQVFEGTSGIDAQKTTCEFTGDILRTPVSEDMLGRIFNGSGKPIDKGPVVMAEDFLDINGQPINPYDRIYPEEMIQTGISPIDVMNSIARGQKIPIFSAAGLPHNEIAAQICRQAGLVKKSKAVLDYHDDNFAIVFAAMGVNMETARFFKSDFEQNGAMGNVCLFLNLANDPTIERIITPRLALTTAEFLAYQCEKHVLVILTDMSSYAEALREVSAAREEVPGRRGFPGYMYTDLATIYERAGRVEGRGGSITQIPILTMPNDDITHPIPDLTGFITEGQIYVDRQLHNRQIYPPINVLPSLSRLMKSAIGDGMTRKDHGDVSNQLYACYAIGKDVQAMKAVVGEEALTAEDLLYLEFLQKFEKNFINQGPYENRSVFESLDLGWQLLRIFPKEMLKRIPQSVVDEFYPREGAPQDAEPDTAPDTAL
- the ATP6V1B1 gene encoding V-type proton ATPase subunit B, kidney isoform isoform X4, whose translation is MGGMERFRPGDSQGEGSSRPQLGTRSFSKSCDSEAYRTVCSVNGPLVVLDQVKFAQYAEIVNFTLPNGAQRSGQVLEVAGTKAIVQVFEGTSGIDAQKTTCEFTGDILRTPVSEDMLGRIFNGSGKPIDKGPVVMAEDFLDINGQPINPYDRIYPEEMIQTGISPIDVMNSIARGQKIPIFSAAGLPHNEIAAQICRQAGLVKKSKAVLDYHDDNFAIVFAAMGVNMETARFFKSDFEQNGAMGNVCLFLNLANDPTIERIITPRLALTTAEFLAYQCEKHVLVILTDMSSYAEALREVSAAREEVPGRRGFPGYMYTDLATIYERAGRVEGRGGSITQIPILTMPNDDITHPIPDLTGFITEGQIYVDRQLHNRQIYPPINVLPSLSRLMKSAIGDGMTRKDHGDVSNQLYACYAIGKDVQAMKAVVGEEALTAEDLLYLEFLQKFEKNFINQGPYENRSVFESLDLGWQLLRIFPKEMLKRIPQSVVDEFYPREGAPQDAEPDTAPDTAL
- the ATP6V1B1 gene encoding V-type proton ATPase subunit B, kidney isoform isoform X3; translation: MATKVDGRPGGLPGSGGNTGAASEHMQAVTRNYITHPRVTYRTVCSVNGPLVVLDQVKFAQYAEIVNFTLPNGAQRSGQVLEVAGTKAIVQVFEGTSGIDAQKTTCEFTGDILRTPVSEDMLGRIFNGSGKPIDKGPVVMAEDFLDINGQPINPYDRIYPEEMIQTGISPIDVMNSIARGQKIPIFSAAGLPHNEIAAQICRQAGLVKKSKAVLDYHDDNFAIVFAAMGVNMETARFFKSDFEQNGAMGNVCLFLNLANDPTIERIITPRLALTTAEFLAYQCEKHVLVILTDMSSYAEALREVSAAREEVPGRRGFPGYMYTDLATIYERAGRVEGRGGSITQIPILTMPNDDITHPIPDLTGFITEGQIYVDRQLHNRQIYPPINVLPSLSRLMKSAIGDGMTRKDHGDVSNQLYACYAIGKDVQAMKAVVGEEALTAEDLLYLEFLQKFEKNFINQGPYENRSVFESLDLGWQLLRIFPKEMLKRIPQSVVDEFYPREGAPQDAEPDTAPDTAL
- the ATP6V1B1 gene encoding V-type proton ATPase subunit B, kidney isoform isoform X2, with translation MATKVDGRPGGLPGSGGNTGAASEHMQAVTRNYITHPRVRGMERFRPGDSQGEGSSRPQLGTRSFSKSCDSEAYRTVCSVNGPLVVLDQVKFAQYAEIVNFTLPNGAQRSGQVLEVAGTKAIVQVFEGTSGIDAQKTTCEFTGDILRTPVSEDMLGQPINPYDRIYPEEMIQTGISPIDVMNSIARGQKIPIFSAAGLPHNEIAAQICRQAGLVKKSKAVLDYHDDNFAIVFAAMGVNMETARFFKSDFEQNGAMGNVCLFLNLANDPTIERIITPRLALTTAEFLAYQCEKHVLVILTDMSSYAEALREVSAAREEVPGRRGFPGYMYTDLATIYERAGRVEGRGGSITQIPILTMPNDDITHPIPDLTGFITEGQIYVDRQLHNRQIYPPINVLPSLSRLMKSAIGDGMTRKDHGDVSNQLYACYAIGKDVQAMKAVVGEEALTAEDLLYLEFLQKFEKNFINQGPYENRSVFESLDLGWQLLRIFPKEMLKRIPQSVVDEFYPREGAPQDAEPDTAPDTAL
- the ATP6V1B1 gene encoding V-type proton ATPase subunit B, kidney isoform isoform X1, with the translated sequence MATKVDGRPGGLPGSGGNTGAASEHMQAVTRNYITHPRVRGMERFRPGDSQGEGSSRPQLGTRSFSKSCDSEAYRTVCSVNGPLVVLDQVKFAQYAEIVNFTLPNGAQRSGQVLEVAGTKAIVQVFEGTSGIDAQKTTCEFTGDILRTPVSEDMLGRIFNGSGKPIDKGPVVMAEDFLDINGQPINPYDRIYPEEMIQTGISPIDVMNSIARGQKIPIFSAAGLPHNEIAAQICRQAGLVKKSKAVLDYHDDNFAIVFAAMGVNMETARFFKSDFEQNGAMGNVCLFLNLANDPTIERIITPRLALTTAEFLAYQCEKHVLVILTDMSSYAEALREVSAAREEVPGRRGFPGYMYTDLATIYERAGRVEGRGGSITQIPILTMPNDDITHPIPDLTGFITEGQIYVDRQLHNRQIYPPINVLPSLSRLMKSAIGDGMTRKDHGDVSNQLYACYAIGKDVQAMKAVVGEEALTAEDLLYLEFLQKFEKNFINQGPYENRSVFESLDLGWQLLRIFPKEMLKRIPQSVVDEFYPREGAPQDAEPDTAPDTAL